Proteins encoded by one window of Candidatus Zixiibacteriota bacterium:
- a CDS encoding CBS domain-containing protein — protein sequence MAVKRVGDFMVPLDMFPSIPYWFTLRQALAELGEFEIKRKDQKAIPWLMLVFSAQNRLLGIVRRRSILDGLRTALLPHRLSVNHQVPYEVTTDSALYSLQSSSENIIAQLKKQVERQIIEFMTPIQVTVDYEDSALSAIHLMIDRNLIFVPVMKDGQVTGLIYAEDVLHEVLAQIV from the coding sequence ATGGCAGTGAAACGTGTCGGCGATTTCATGGTCCCCCTGGACATGTTCCCGTCGATTCCGTACTGGTTTACCCTGCGCCAGGCCCTCGCCGAACTGGGGGAGTTCGAAATCAAACGAAAAGACCAAAAAGCCATCCCCTGGCTTATGCTCGTGTTTAGTGCCCAGAACCGCTTGCTTGGCATCGTGCGGCGAAGGAGCATCCTCGACGGCCTCCGCACGGCACTCCTGCCGCACCGGCTTTCCGTCAATCATCAGGTACCATACGAAGTAACTACCGACAGCGCCCTCTACTCACTGCAGTCGTCATCCGAGAATATCATCGCTCAGCTCAAGAAGCAGGTGGAGCGTCAAATAATCGAATTTATGACGCCCATACAGGTTACAGTCGATTACGAAGACTCCGCTCTCTCGGCGATCCACCTGATGATCGACCGCAACCTGATATTCGTTCCAGTCATGAAGGACGGCCAGGTGACCGGCCTGATCTACGCCGAGGACGTATTGCACGAAGTCCTCGCGCAGATTGTGTGA
- a CDS encoding NUDIX domain-containing protein yields the protein MRLPIQVSIFVVRPGPRGGYEYLLLHRVLPRISFWQPVTGGAESGETIEQTARRELTEETSLAPDYIRPIGFTYSFPPDEFFRDVYETLPDEIVVHVFVAGVPAASEPIIDPVEHDEYRWLLYHDALELLHWWDDREAVRKVEEFLAKVV from the coding sequence ATGCGCCTCCCTATCCAAGTCAGCATCTTCGTCGTTAGACCCGGCCCACGGGGCGGCTACGAGTACCTGCTCCTGCACCGCGTACTCCCCCGCATCTCGTTCTGGCAGCCGGTTACTGGCGGTGCCGAATCGGGCGAGACTATCGAACAGACCGCCCGTCGCGAATTGACAGAAGAGACCAGCCTGGCGCCAGATTATATTCGCCCGATAGGGTTCACGTATTCCTTCCCGCCCGACGAGTTTTTCAGAGACGTGTACGAGACCCTGCCGGATGAGATTGTTGTGCACGTCTTTGTCGCCGGCGTGCCGGCGGCGTCCGAGCCGATAATCGATCCTGTGGAGCACGACGAATACCGGTGGCTTTTGTATCACGACGCGCTTGAGCTGCTGCACTGGTGGGATGATCGGGAGGCCGTTCGCAAGGTGGAAGAATTTCTCGCAAAAGTGGTTTGA
- a CDS encoding GNAT family N-acetyltransferase: MIDHKTLIEAIERSDCLLPAIKGYNEYLNFPGVIVCETPSNHALANKAMNARLSGEDAGAAISQVCAYFDSKKKPFSWIVGPNTTPADLGRLLLACGFEKQLGADGMYLPDLTLRIDGNSEVTIRELPPGDHEAAVEIMAVGFGMPTDVSRFFHEMIALSFPKVRSRAYLAYLDGVSKPVACAYIAYYPDRPIALLCGGATLPGYRGRGIYRAMLAYRLSDVVRDGVEAVIVLADQRTSAPICRKLGFKKLCEVDFYVWDGQR, translated from the coding sequence ATGATAGACCACAAGACCCTTATAGAAGCGATTGAACGCTCCGACTGCCTGCTTCCCGCCATCAAAGGATACAATGAGTATCTCAACTTCCCCGGCGTGATAGTGTGCGAGACGCCTTCTAATCATGCCCTGGCAAACAAAGCCATGAATGCCCGCTTGAGTGGGGAGGATGCCGGCGCTGCCATAAGCCAGGTATGTGCGTACTTTGACTCCAAAAAGAAGCCTTTCAGTTGGATTGTGGGGCCGAACACCACGCCGGCGGACCTGGGCAGACTTCTGTTGGCATGCGGGTTCGAGAAACAGCTTGGCGCCGACGGGATGTATCTACCTGATCTCACGCTGCGAATCGATGGGAATTCCGAGGTGACAATTCGCGAATTGCCGCCGGGCGATCATGAGGCAGCGGTCGAGATCATGGCGGTTGGTTTCGGGATGCCGACCGATGTCTCGCGGTTCTTCCACGAGATGATCGCGCTCAGTTTTCCGAAAGTCCGGAGCCGGGCTTACCTCGCCTATCTTGACGGTGTGAGTAAGCCGGTGGCCTGCGCCTACATAGCCTATTATCCCGATCGGCCGATTGCTCTCCTCTGTGGCGGGGCTACGTTGCCGGGATATCGTGGCCGAGGCATCTACAGAGCGATGCTTGCGTATCGTTTGAGCGATGTTGTTCGCGACGGTGTCGAGGCGGTAATTGTGCTCGCCGACCAGCGCACGTCGGCGCCCATATGCCGGAAGCTGGGGTTTAAGAAGCTGTGTGAGGTAGACTTCTATGTGTGGGATGGACAAAGGTGA
- a CDS encoding DUF4440 domain-containing protein: MHTVKSLHDLLLELELRLIEPDVRRSRQALEELLADEFREFGSSSQIYDRQQIVDALQDEPGCRWELRDFEVTELSSECALATYRATRTTIVTGDIVNSLRSSIWVFRDGHWQMLFHQGTRTTD; this comes from the coding sequence GTGCACACCGTCAAGTCCTTGCACGATCTTCTGCTCGAACTCGAATTGCGCCTGATCGAGCCCGACGTTCGCCGGTCGCGGCAGGCACTCGAAGAACTTCTCGCCGATGAGTTCCGCGAGTTTGGCTCCTCTAGTCAAATCTACGACAGGCAGCAGATAGTCGACGCTCTGCAGGACGAACCCGGTTGCCGATGGGAACTGCGGGATTTCGAGGTGACGGAACTCTCTTCGGAGTGCGCTCTGGCGACATATCGTGCAACTCGCACTACTATCGTCACAGGGGACATAGTCAACTCGCTGCGCAGTTCGATCTGGGTGTTCCGTGACGGTCACTGGCAAATGCTGTTCCACCAAGGCACGCGGACGACCGATTGA
- the fumC gene encoding class II fumarate hydratase, protein MKYRVETDSMGKIEVPVDRYYGAQTARSLMNFKIGGETMPVPLIRAFGVLKKCAAQVNQDLGLLPKDKAKLIIAAAQEVIDGKLDGHFPLVVWQTGSGTQTNMNANEVISNRAIEMAGGERGSKKPIHPNDDVNKAQSSNDTFPAAMHIAAVVQIHAELIPKMTLLRDTLNKKSKEFGKIIKIGRTHLMDATPLTLGQEFSGYTQQLTNGLARLKDCLKRLYPIALGGTAVGTGLNTHPEFAKRVATAIAKETGYPFVTAPNKFEALAAHDAIVEASGVMKTIACSCMKIANDIRLLGSGPRCGIGELLLPENEPGSSIMPGKVNPTQCEAMTMVAAQVIGNDVAVNVGGATGHFELNVFKPVMIYNLLQSIKLLADACESFNDNCAVGIEANTANIKKNLFGSLMLVTALNPHIGYDNAAKVAKKAHAEGTTLKEAAVALGLLTEKEFDQKVRPEKMIAPNLGVKK, encoded by the coding sequence ATGAAATACCGCGTTGAAACCGATTCCATGGGCAAAATCGAGGTGCCGGTCGACCGCTACTACGGCGCCCAGACCGCCCGCTCCCTCATGAATTTCAAAATCGGCGGCGAAACCATGCCGGTCCCGCTCATCCGGGCGTTCGGCGTCCTCAAAAAATGCGCCGCCCAGGTCAACCAGGACCTCGGCCTGCTCCCCAAAGACAAAGCCAAACTGATTATCGCCGCGGCGCAGGAAGTAATCGACGGCAAGCTCGACGGCCACTTCCCGCTCGTGGTCTGGCAGACCGGCTCCGGCACCCAGACCAACATGAACGCCAACGAGGTCATCTCCAACCGCGCGATCGAGATGGCTGGCGGCGAGAGGGGCAGCAAGAAGCCGATTCACCCTAACGACGATGTCAACAAGGCGCAGTCATCGAACGATACCTTCCCGGCCGCGATGCATATCGCCGCGGTGGTGCAGATTCACGCTGAACTGATCCCCAAGATGACTCTCTTGCGCGACACGCTGAACAAAAAGTCGAAAGAGTTTGGCAAGATCATCAAGATCGGCCGCACGCACCTGATGGACGCCACGCCGCTCACCCTCGGCCAGGAATTCTCCGGCTACACCCAGCAGTTGACCAACGGCCTGGCGCGGCTCAAGGACTGCCTCAAGCGGCTCTATCCGATTGCGCTCGGCGGCACGGCGGTAGGCACCGGCCTCAACACGCATCCGGAGTTTGCCAAGCGTGTGGCTACAGCTATTGCAAAAGAGACCGGCTATCCGTTTGTGACCGCTCCAAACAAGTTCGAGGCGCTCGCCGCGCATGACGCGATTGTTGAGGCGTCGGGCGTGATGAAGACTATCGCCTGCTCGTGCATGAAGATTGCGAACGACATTCGCCTGCTCGGGTCCGGCCCGCGCTGTGGGATCGGCGAGCTGCTTCTGCCGGAGAACGAGCCGGGATCGTCGATCATGCCCGGCAAGGTCAACCCGACTCAGTGTGAAGCGATGACCATGGTGGCGGCGCAGGTGATCGGCAACGATGTAGCGGTCAATGTGGGCGGGGCGACCGGCCATTTCGAGCTAAACGTGTTCAAGCCGGTGATGATCTACAACCTGCTGCAGTCGATCAAGCTGCTGGCCGACGCCTGCGAGTCGTTCAACGACAACTGCGCGGTCGGTATCGAGGCGAATACGGCCAACATTAAGAAGAACCTATTCGGCTCGTTGATGCTGGTGACCGCGTTGAATCCGCATATCGGGTATGACAACGCCGCAAAAGTGGCCAAGAAAGCTCACGCCGAAGGCACGACACTCAAAGAGGCCGCCGTGGCTCTGGGCTTGCTGACCGAGAAGGAGTTCGATCAGAAAGTCCGCCCGGAGAAGATGATCGCCCCGAATCTGGGGGTGAAGAAGTAG
- a CDS encoding sulfite exporter TauE/SafE family protein: MSEGLFDIYLPIAGIHFNVLVLLGIGFSVGVLGGFFGVGGAWVVTPALNIFGFNMAYAIGTDLAHIFGKSIVATRKHGKMGNVDVKMGLLSIIGSVIGVEIGAQNVMWLTSKGLAGPVIRYAYMLLLFGLGAYMLYDYFTKDKRQAKKIAEAELRAAMPERKKKWDIPPMIYFPVSGVTVSLWVVLAVFFLTGWLSGFLGVGGGFIRMPALIYLIGCPTAIAVGTDLFSVVFTGAYGCFTYALKARVEIIAAFIMLCGAAVGAQIGVSAVKYIHGYGIRLLFAIMIILAGGSVALKQANLSGLAGYAVMGAALSMCAIIIVLMVRGFRKEKALMATAPASKPTSR; this comes from the coding sequence ATGTCTGAAGGTCTCTTTGATATCTATCTGCCGATCGCCGGCATCCATTTCAACGTGCTGGTGCTGCTCGGTATCGGTTTTTCGGTCGGTGTACTGGGCGGTTTTTTTGGCGTAGGCGGCGCCTGGGTAGTCACTCCCGCGCTGAATATCTTCGGCTTTAACATGGCGTATGCGATTGGTACCGATCTGGCGCACATTTTCGGCAAATCGATTGTCGCCACCCGTAAGCATGGCAAGATGGGCAATGTCGACGTCAAAATGGGGCTGCTCTCTATTATCGGCTCAGTGATCGGGGTCGAGATCGGCGCCCAAAACGTCATGTGGCTGACCAGCAAGGGACTGGCCGGTCCGGTGATCCGTTATGCGTACATGCTGCTTCTCTTTGGACTCGGCGCGTACATGCTGTATGACTACTTCACCAAGGATAAACGCCAGGCTAAAAAGATCGCCGAAGCCGAACTCAGAGCCGCCATGCCCGAGAGAAAGAAGAAGTGGGACATCCCGCCTATGATCTACTTCCCGGTCTCGGGGGTAACGGTCTCCCTCTGGGTGGTCCTGGCCGTCTTCTTTCTTACCGGCTGGCTCTCCGGTTTTCTCGGAGTCGGCGGCGGATTTATACGCATGCCTGCGCTTATCTACCTGATCGGCTGTCCCACGGCGATTGCGGTCGGCACCGATCTCTTCAGTGTCGTCTTCACTGGCGCTTACGGCTGCTTTACCTATGCGCTTAAGGCGCGGGTGGAGATTATCGCCGCGTTTATCATGCTCTGCGGCGCAGCCGTGGGGGCACAGATCGGCGTCTCGGCCGTGAAGTATATCCACGGCTACGGGATCCGGCTGCTGTTTGCCATCATGATCATTCTCGCGGGCGGCTCAGTTGCACTTAAACAGGCCAACCTGTCCGGGCTGGCCGGGTACGCCGTCATGGGCGCCGCGCTGAGCATGTGCGCCATAATCATCGTGCTCATGGTGCGCGGTTTCCGTAAGGAAAAAGCTCTTATGGCGACTGCACCGGCGAGCAAACCGACCTCTCGATGA
- a CDS encoding PadR family transcriptional regulator, producing the protein MPRASKTEFAILGLLSLRPMSGYDIKTFIAQSIGFFWQESYGQLYPTLRRLVASGLSTESSQTTGGRPERRVYKITKAGRAQLLAWLKTPTESEPIRNELLLKLFFGMFTDRSTCAEHVRSLLEQQTERLREFNYVERTILKEYERQDVYDYWITTLRFGRHITRARVRWCRQTLAWLKDQPRSKKK; encoded by the coding sequence ATGCCTCGTGCAAGCAAAACCGAATTCGCGATTCTTGGACTACTCAGCCTGCGACCGATGTCAGGCTATGACATCAAGACCTTCATTGCCCAGAGCATCGGTTTCTTCTGGCAGGAAAGTTATGGCCAGCTTTACCCGACGCTTAGACGGCTGGTTGCATCGGGTCTTAGCACTGAATCATCACAGACGACCGGGGGGCGCCCGGAAAGACGCGTCTATAAAATCACCAAAGCCGGTCGAGCCCAGCTACTGGCCTGGCTTAAGACCCCGACTGAAAGCGAACCCATAAGGAACGAGCTTCTGCTCAAACTGTTTTTTGGGATGTTCACCGACAGGAGCACCTGCGCGGAACATGTGAGGAGTCTTCTTGAACAACAAACAGAGCGTCTGAGAGAGTTTAACTATGTGGAGCGGACGATCCTGAAGGAATACGAGCGTCAGGACGTCTACGACTATTGGATTACGACGCTGCGATTCGGAAGACACATAACGCGTGCCAGAGTGCGCTGGTGTCGTCAGACTCTGGCGTGGCTTAAAGACCAGCCGAGGAGTAAGAAGAAGTAA
- a CDS encoding PEP/pyruvate-binding domain-containing protein, with protein sequence MSWLKNIFGNSSARRQAVLQRIQSRYSVFRVLLDQHNQLLKTISRLEERHRYGELLDFNTVWIEFTRIKEGMKQLIGLMIQLGGERYNPLNQRLQVCSDEIDSLFPSSKPTPRDDFVIPFAQLGRERTPSVGTKNANLGEMKSVIGLPVPDGFAVSAWAYKHFMEVNQLQKRIDNLLRNVQIQKYDDLEIISNDIREMISFRSVPDDLAAAITTAFDRLASGTKSRGFALRSSAVGEDTAFTFAGQYVTFLNVRREQLLERYKDILSSKFTPAAIYYLFSHRLAEMDLAMGVVCMEMVDSMASGVAYTRDPINPDAPYVVINSTFGLGTYLVDGIITPDQFHVSRETGKVIASQIAHKPVQLVLCPDGGTSEKPVESEMRDTPSLNHKQLARLTDYALRVERHYGGPQDIEWALSRTGELYILQTRPLRVITSRSAGGVAVTGNVKVLARGGTTICPGVGSGPAAIIKSVEEVSTVPPGSVLIAPNPSPRLIAAMHKIKALVTKVGGSASHMATLAREMALPTIGGLSDLEHIRPGQLMTIDATNCVIYDGLIEASSVAEARPATEAAAPTGYPVVNDIMTRIARLQVIHAGDPDFTADNCNSFHDILRFVHQKSLEEIFSALTRIEDKDTIGLRLKTKIPLLINIIYLDQEGYLVSRGRRSVDETTVESMPMRAFWGGLLEEGWTQQAVPSDLKGFLAVVGTSIQEGHRPEFSENSYAFLSQDYMLLNLRMGYHFQTIEAIATPQPEKNYVRLQFKLGGAALERRIRRVWLISRLLGLAGFENTSEGDYLDSSVAYLTQTDILERLRLLGRITILTKQLDITLTSDARAAWYLKAFAEKLGLDHKED encoded by the coding sequence ATGAGCTGGCTGAAGAACATCTTCGGGAATTCAAGCGCCCGGCGACAGGCGGTTCTTCAGCGGATTCAAAGCCGGTATTCAGTCTTCCGCGTGCTGCTCGACCAGCACAACCAACTGCTGAAAACAATCAGCCGTCTCGAGGAGCGCCACCGCTACGGCGAGCTGCTCGATTTCAACACCGTCTGGATCGAATTCACTCGGATTAAAGAGGGGATGAAACAGCTTATCGGCCTGATGATCCAATTGGGCGGCGAGCGCTACAATCCGCTGAACCAGCGACTGCAGGTTTGCAGCGATGAAATCGACAGCCTTTTCCCCTCCAGCAAACCGACTCCGAGGGACGATTTTGTCATACCTTTCGCGCAACTGGGGCGCGAGCGCACTCCCTCGGTCGGCACCAAGAACGCCAACCTCGGCGAAATGAAATCGGTGATCGGGCTGCCTGTGCCCGACGGCTTCGCTGTCAGCGCCTGGGCCTACAAGCACTTCATGGAGGTTAACCAGCTTCAAAAGCGGATCGACAACCTTCTCCGCAACGTGCAGATTCAAAAGTACGACGACCTCGAGATCATCAGCAACGACATCCGCGAGATGATCTCCTTCCGCTCGGTCCCGGATGATCTCGCGGCGGCGATAACGACCGCCTTTGACCGCCTCGCATCCGGAACTAAAAGCCGCGGGTTCGCCCTGAGATCGAGCGCCGTCGGCGAGGACACCGCGTTCACCTTCGCCGGCCAGTACGTGACCTTTCTCAACGTCCGCCGCGAGCAACTCCTCGAGCGCTACAAAGACATCCTCTCCAGCAAGTTCACGCCGGCAGCAATCTACTACTTGTTCAGTCACCGTCTGGCTGAGATGGATTTGGCGATGGGTGTCGTATGTATGGAGATGGTCGACTCGATGGCCAGCGGGGTCGCCTACACCCGCGATCCGATCAATCCCGACGCTCCCTATGTCGTGATCAACTCGACTTTTGGTCTCGGCACTTATCTGGTCGACGGCATCATCACGCCTGATCAGTTTCACGTCTCGCGCGAAACCGGGAAGGTCATCGCCTCGCAAATCGCTCACAAGCCGGTGCAACTGGTTCTCTGCCCCGACGGCGGCACGAGCGAGAAACCGGTCGAGAGCGAGATGCGGGATACCCCGTCGCTTAACCACAAACAACTCGCCCGGCTGACGGATTACGCTCTGCGCGTGGAACGCCACTACGGCGGCCCGCAGGATATCGAGTGGGCCCTCAGCCGTACCGGCGAACTCTACATCCTGCAAACCAGACCTCTGCGCGTAATCACAAGCCGGTCCGCGGGCGGTGTTGCTGTCACCGGAAACGTGAAGGTACTTGCCCGCGGAGGAACCACCATCTGTCCCGGAGTCGGCTCCGGCCCGGCCGCGATTATCAAGTCAGTCGAGGAAGTATCCACTGTGCCGCCGGGGTCGGTGCTCATCGCCCCGAATCCATCGCCGCGACTAATTGCGGCCATGCACAAGATCAAAGCGCTGGTAACAAAAGTCGGCGGCAGCGCCAGCCACATGGCTACGCTGGCGCGCGAGATGGCGTTGCCCACGATCGGCGGCTTATCCGATTTGGAGCATATCCGACCGGGGCAGCTGATGACAATCGACGCTACCAACTGTGTCATTTACGACGGTCTTATAGAGGCTTCATCCGTTGCTGAAGCAAGACCAGCGACGGAAGCAGCGGCCCCCACTGGTTACCCGGTCGTAAACGACATCATGACCCGTATCGCGCGCCTTCAGGTTATCCACGCCGGTGACCCCGATTTCACCGCTGACAATTGCAATTCCTTCCACGATATCCTGCGCTTTGTCCATCAAAAATCGCTCGAAGAAATCTTCTCGGCCCTCACGCGGATCGAAGACAAAGACACCATAGGCCTTCGTCTCAAGACGAAAATCCCGCTGCTGATAAACATCATCTACCTTGATCAGGAAGGGTACCTGGTCAGCCGGGGGAGGCGATCGGTGGACGAAACCACCGTGGAGTCGATGCCGATGCGGGCATTCTGGGGCGGCCTGCTCGAAGAAGGCTGGACCCAGCAGGCCGTTCCGTCGGACCTAAAAGGGTTCTTAGCGGTCGTGGGCACAAGTATACAGGAGGGACACCGTCCGGAATTCTCCGAAAACAGTTACGCCTTTCTCAGCCAGGATTACATGCTGCTGAACCTACGCATGGGGTATCACTTTCAGACTATCGAGGCTATCGCCACACCGCAGCCGGAAAAGAACTACGTGCGCTTGCAGTTCAAGCTGGGCGGCGCAGCGCTGGAAAGGCGTATCCGCCGGGTATGGTTGATCAGCCGCCTGCTCGGATTGGCCGGTTTTGAAAACACCAGCGAGGGGGATTATCTCGACTCATCGGTCGCCTATCTGACCCAGACCGACATCCTTGAGCGGTTGCGCCTGCTGGGACGGATCACTATCTTGACGAAGCAGCTCGATATAACCTTGACCAGCGATGCCCGGGCCGCCTGGTATCTGAAGGCTTTCGCCGAGAAACTGGGCCTCGACCACAAGGAAGACTGA
- a CDS encoding UPF0149 family protein produces MELNAPLSSEELDELEDFLESDAVPDECMPLAMLDGFMTCLVVGPDTIMPSEWMPVVWGDPKGPTFETLKQAEIVTGLMIRHMNQIARTFTEGRPEYPWMLQLIDDGKASDFDVDDWCLGFLTAMLLRQKDWTRFLECEEGIMAAPLITLGTKAGLEEIEQAADPAAERADWVRQLAPCVQIIFAYWRAMRTSGGPSKWKAPSPRSAAGKHISRSGSKVKKPKRRK; encoded by the coding sequence ATGGAACTTAATGCACCGCTTTCCAGCGAGGAACTCGACGAACTGGAAGACTTCCTCGAGTCGGATGCCGTCCCGGACGAGTGCATGCCTTTGGCCATGCTCGACGGCTTCATGACCTGCCTGGTTGTCGGCCCCGATACGATCATGCCAAGCGAATGGATGCCGGTAGTGTGGGGGGATCCGAAGGGTCCGACGTTTGAGACTCTCAAGCAAGCCGAGATAGTCACCGGTCTGATGATCCGCCACATGAACCAAATTGCCCGGACGTTTACGGAAGGGCGTCCAGAGTATCCATGGATGCTGCAACTGATCGACGATGGCAAAGCATCTGATTTCGACGTGGACGATTGGTGTCTTGGTTTCCTGACCGCAATGCTTCTGAGGCAAAAGGACTGGACTCGATTCCTCGAGTGCGAGGAAGGTATAATGGCAGCGCCGCTTATCACTCTTGGCACGAAGGCAGGCCTGGAGGAGATTGAGCAGGCTGCAGACCCCGCCGCTGAACGGGCTGACTGGGTACGGCAACTGGCGCCCTGTGTCCAAATCATTTTCGCCTATTGGCGAGCGATGCGTACGAGCGGCGGCCCGTCGAAATGGAAAGCTCCGTCGCCCAGATCCGCTGCAGGTAAGCACATCTCCAGATCCGGTTCCAAAGTGAAGAAACCCAAGCGGCGGAAGTGA